Proteins encoded within one genomic window of Odocoileus virginianus isolate 20LAN1187 ecotype Illinois unplaced genomic scaffold, Ovbor_1.2 Unplaced_Contig_6, whole genome shotgun sequence:
- the LOC110125864 gene encoding allergen Bos d 2-like, with protein MKTVFLTLLGLVCAAQEPPTELEPSQITGDWRSILTAADNKEKIEQGGPLRVYIHRLECTDKCSSVAIKFYIKFQDACLLLNAVAERDGEVYHTGYMGANFFELIPMSDNTLAIYSENVDGVKTTKVTQLLAKGDGVTQEEIQQYEELNKERGIPTENTEDLTETDDCPQ; from the exons ATGAAGACTGTGTTCCTGACTCTCCTGGGTCTGGTCTGTGCTGCCCAGGAACCTCCAACTGAGCTAGAACCCTCACAG ATTACAGGAGACTGGCGCAGCATTCTCACGGCCGCAGATAACAAGGAGAAGATTGAGCAAGGAGGCCCTCTGAGGGTATACATCCATCGGCTTGAGTGTACTGACAAGTGTTCTTCGGTAGctattaaattttatatcaa GTTTCAAGATGCATGCTTATTACTCAATGCAGTCGCAGAGAGAGACGGGGAAGTCTATCACACAGGAT ATATGGGTGCAAATTTTTTCGAACTGATTCCTATGTCAGACAACACATTAGCAATCTACAGTGAAAACGTGGATGGTGTGAAGACTACAAAAGTGACTCAACTTCTCG CCAAAGGAGATGGTGTCACTCAAGAAGAAATTCAGCAGTATGAGGAACTGAACAAAGAAAGGGGGATTCCAACTGAAAATACAGAAGATCTCACTGAAACAG aCGACTGTCCTCAGTAA